A DNA window from Staphylococcus warneri contains the following coding sequences:
- the cidR gene encoding cidABC operon transcriptional activator CidR, whose product MDIKHMKYFVEVVRQGGMTNASKSLFIAQPTISKAIKDIEGEMAVPLFDREKRQLVLTDAGQIFFNKCKEIIALYENLPSEINSLYGLETGHMDIGLSAVMNMQTLIDMIGDFHQHFPNVTFNFVENGGKYIEQQLLNDELDFGITTLPVDQQRFEAIALNKESLCVVIHHEHPLAQHQSVKMKELIQEDFILFNDDFYLNDKIMEIAKNAGFIPNMVSQISQWNVIENLISNQLGIAILPYSITQLMNENVRVLNIEDAHVDWELGIVWKKGKRLSYAANKWIDYLRERLG is encoded by the coding sequence GTGGATATTAAACATATGAAATATTTTGTTGAAGTTGTGAGGCAAGGCGGAATGACTAATGCATCGAAGTCTTTATTCATAGCTCAACCTACTATTAGTAAGGCAATTAAAGATATTGAAGGTGAGATGGCAGTACCGTTGTTTGATAGAGAGAAGAGGCAACTTGTATTAACAGATGCAGGCCAGATCTTCTTTAATAAATGTAAGGAAATCATTGCACTTTATGAAAACTTGCCATCTGAAATCAATAGTTTATATGGATTGGAAACAGGTCATATGGATATAGGGCTTTCAGCAGTCATGAACATGCAGACTTTAATTGATATGATTGGTGATTTTCATCAACATTTTCCCAATGTAACATTTAACTTTGTGGAGAACGGTGGAAAATACATTGAACAGCAACTATTAAATGATGAATTGGATTTTGGTATTACAACATTACCTGTTGATCAACAACGATTTGAAGCCATTGCTTTAAATAAAGAATCGTTATGTGTAGTTATCCATCATGAACATCCTTTAGCACAACACCAATCTGTGAAAATGAAAGAATTAATTCAAGAGGACTTCATATTATTTAACGATGATTTCTATTTAAATGATAAAATTATGGAAATAGCTAAAAATGCAGGTTTTATACCCAATATGGTCTCTCAAATTTCGCAATGGAACGTCATTGAAAATTTAATCAGTAATCAACTTGGCATCGCTATATTACCTTATTCTATTACGCAACTCATGAATGAAAATGTACGTGTGCTTAATATTGAAGATGCGCATGTAGACTGGGAGTTAGGTATTGTTTGGAAGAAAGGGAAACGATTAAGTTATGCAGCGAATAAGTGGATTGATTATTTAAGAGAACGCTTAGGGTAA
- a CDS encoding CHAP domain-containing protein: MKLKQLLSRVIIATGILLTGTIAYQTAEQTHVSEAASYKNYYNKGQCTWWAYQRRAQLGKPVSNRWGNAKNWYYNARRSGYATGHTPRRYAVMQSTAGYYGHVAVVERIYNNGNIKISEYNYNRPYGYGTRIISKASARNYNYIY; encoded by the coding sequence ATGAAACTAAAACAATTATTATCTCGTGTCATAATCGCTACTGGAATCTTGTTAACTGGAACTATTGCTTATCAAACAGCTGAACAGACACACGTGTCAGAAGCAGCTTCATATAAAAATTATTACAACAAAGGTCAATGTACATGGTGGGCTTATCAACGTCGTGCACAATTAGGTAAACCTGTTTCTAATCGATGGGGAAATGCGAAAAATTGGTATTACAACGCAAGACGTTCTGGGTATGCTACTGGTCATACACCAAGACGATATGCTGTTATGCAATCAACAGCAGGTTATTACGGACATGTTGCCGTAGTAGAAAGAATATATAATAACGGCAATATCAAAATATCAGAATACAATTATAATCGTCCGTATGGGTATGGGACACGAATTATAAGTAAAGCATCTGCTCGTAATTATAACTACATTTATTAA
- a CDS encoding hydroxymethylglutaryl-CoA reductase, degradative: MKKLDKGFRHLSREDKLEQLESYGWLSSDNHDILLNHPLIDEDIANSLIENVIGQGTLPVGLLPEIKVDDQPYVVPMMVEEPSVVAAASYGAKLVNNTGGFKTVSSQRLMIGQIVFDGVTDTESLSQAIQDKEAQIHQIADEAYPSIKARGGGYQKIEIDSFPKQQLLSLKVYVDTKDAMGANMLNTILEAITAHLKNEFPDKDVLMSILSNHATASVVKVQGEIDIKDLNKGGRDGEAVARRMERASVLAQVDIHRAATHNKGVMNGIHAVVLATGNDTRGAEASAHAYASRDGQYRGIATWKYDQERQRLIGTIEVPMTLAIVGGGTKVLPIAKASLDLLNVKSAQELGHVVAAVGLAQNFSACRALVSEGIQQGHMSLQYKSLAIIVGAKGDEIAQVADALKQEDKANSAKAKAILEQIRQDQ, encoded by the coding sequence ATGAAAAAGTTAGACAAAGGGTTCCGACATCTTTCACGAGAAGATAAATTAGAACAATTAGAGTCATATGGTTGGTTATCTAGTGACAATCATGACATTCTTTTAAATCATCCACTGATAGATGAAGATATTGCAAATAGTTTAATAGAAAATGTAATTGGACAAGGTACTTTACCGGTGGGATTATTACCCGAAATTAAAGTTGATGATCAACCTTATGTGGTACCAATGATGGTAGAAGAACCATCCGTAGTAGCAGCTGCAAGTTACGGGGCTAAATTAGTAAACAATACTGGTGGATTTAAAACTGTTTCAAGTCAACGATTAATGATTGGACAAATTGTATTTGATGGCGTGACAGATACGGAAAGTCTATCACAAGCCATTCAAGATAAAGAAGCACAAATCCATCAAATAGCAGATGAAGCATACCCATCTATTAAAGCTAGAGGTGGCGGTTATCAAAAGATTGAAATAGATTCATTCCCAAAACAGCAATTGCTATCACTTAAAGTATATGTTGATACTAAAGATGCGATGGGTGCTAATATGTTAAATACAATTTTAGAAGCGATTACAGCACACCTAAAAAATGAATTCCCAGATAAAGATGTATTAATGAGCATATTATCAAATCATGCTACTGCGTCAGTAGTTAAGGTGCAAGGTGAAATAGACATCAAAGATCTTAATAAAGGTGGACGTGATGGTGAAGCGGTCGCTCGTAGAATGGAACGCGCTTCAGTATTAGCACAAGTAGATATCCACAGAGCGGCAACACATAATAAAGGTGTAATGAATGGTATACATGCAGTCGTTTTAGCAACAGGTAATGATACACGTGGTGCAGAAGCCAGTGCACATGCATATGCAAGTCGAGATGGTCAATATAGAGGCATTGCGACTTGGAAATATGATCAAGAACGTCAACGTCTTATAGGTACAATTGAAGTACCAATGACACTTGCAATAGTGGGCGGCGGTACGAAAGTATTACCAATTGCTAAAGCATCACTTGATTTATTGAATGTTAAATCTGCACAAGAATTAGGTCATGTTGTGGCAGCAGTTGGTTTGGCACAAAACTTCTCAGCATGCAGAGCCCTTGTATCAGAAGGGATACAACAAGGTCATATGAGTTTGCAGTATAAATCATTAGCTATTATCGTAGGTGCAAAAGGTGATGAAATTGCACAAGTAGCAGATGCACTTAAACAAGAAGACAAAGCCAATTCAGCAAAAGCAAAAGCCATTTTAGAACAAATAAGACAAGATCAATAA
- the pruA gene encoding L-glutamate gamma-semialdehyde dehydrogenase, translating to MVVDFKNEPGIDFTVQENVDKFKETLKKVEGQLGQDIPLVIDGKKISKKDQFESINPAKTSQTIAKVSKATKEDVEKAFQSANEAYQTWKKWSHKDRAELMLRVAAIIRRRKEEISAVMVYEAGKPWDEAVGDAAEGIDFIEYYARSMMDLADGKPVLDREGEHNKYFYKSIGTGVTIPPWNFPFAIMAGTTLAPVVAGNTVLLKPAEDTPLTAYKLMEILEEAGLPKGVVNFVPGDPKEIGDYLVDHKDTHFVTFTGSRATGTRIYERSAVVQEGQTFLKRVIAEMGGKDAIVVDENIDTDLAAEAIVTSAFGFSGQKCSACSRAIVHKDVYDEVLEKAVKLTKALSLGDTTGNTFMGPVINQKQFDKIKNYIEIGKEEGKLEQGGGTDDSTGYFIEPTIFSGLKSSDRIMQEEIFGPVVGFVKVKDFDEAIDVANDTEYGLTGAVITNNREHWIKAVNEYDVGNLYLNRGCTAAVVGYHPFGGFKMSGTDAKTGSPDYLLNFLEQKVVSEMF from the coding sequence ATGGTAGTAGATTTTAAAAATGAACCAGGTATTGATTTTACGGTTCAAGAGAATGTAGATAAATTTAAAGAGACTTTAAAAAAGGTTGAAGGACAACTTGGTCAAGATATTCCATTAGTGATTGATGGTAAAAAAATTAGCAAAAAAGATCAATTTGAATCTATCAATCCAGCCAAAACATCTCAAACTATTGCTAAAGTCTCAAAAGCAACAAAAGAAGATGTAGAAAAAGCATTTCAATCTGCTAACGAAGCATACCAAACATGGAAAAAATGGTCTCATAAAGATCGTGCTGAATTAATGTTACGTGTTGCTGCAATTATTCGTCGTCGTAAAGAAGAGATTTCTGCAGTAATGGTTTACGAAGCGGGTAAACCTTGGGATGAAGCAGTTGGCGATGCAGCTGAAGGTATTGACTTTATTGAATATTATGCACGTTCAATGATGGATTTAGCTGATGGTAAACCAGTATTAGATAGAGAAGGAGAACATAACAAATACTTCTATAAATCAATTGGTACAGGTGTTACAATTCCACCTTGGAACTTCCCATTCGCAATTATGGCTGGTACAACATTAGCGCCAGTAGTAGCAGGGAATACAGTATTATTAAAACCAGCAGAAGATACACCATTAACAGCATATAAATTAATGGAAATTTTAGAAGAAGCAGGATTACCTAAAGGTGTAGTTAACTTTGTACCGGGCGATCCAAAAGAAATTGGTGACTACTTAGTTGATCATAAAGATACGCATTTTGTGACATTCACTGGATCAAGAGCGACAGGTACGCGAATCTATGAAAGAAGTGCAGTAGTTCAAGAAGGACAAACATTCTTAAAACGTGTTATTGCTGAAATGGGTGGTAAAGATGCGATTGTTGTCGATGAAAATATCGATACGGATTTAGCAGCAGAAGCCATTGTTACCTCAGCATTTGGTTTCTCAGGACAGAAATGTTCAGCTTGTTCTAGAGCTATTGTTCATAAAGATGTGTACGATGAAGTTTTAGAAAAAGCAGTTAAATTAACGAAAGCATTATCATTAGGTGATACAACTGGCAACACGTTCATGGGACCAGTGATTAACCAAAAACAATTTGATAAAATTAAAAATTACATTGAAATTGGTAAAGAAGAAGGTAAATTAGAACAAGGTGGCGGCACTGATGATTCTACTGGATATTTCATTGAACCTACTATTTTCTCTGGATTAAAATCTTCAGATCGTATCATGCAAGAAGAAATCTTCGGACCAGTTGTTGGATTTGTTAAAGTGAAAGACTTTGATGAAGCTATCGATGTTGCTAATGATACTGAATATGGTCTAACAGGTGCAGTGATTACAAATAACCGTGAACATTGGATTAAAGCTGTTAATGAATACGATGTAGGTAACCTATATTTAAATCGTGGTTGTACAGCTGCAGTCGTTGGTTATCACCCATTCGGTGGATTCAAAATGTCAGGTACAGATGCCAAAACAGGTAGCCCAGATTACTTATTAAACTTCTTAGAACAAAAAGTCGTTTCTGAAATGTTCTAA
- a CDS encoding sterile alpha motif-like domain-containing protein gives MSFYEFMQNFLGDDTPLGELVDWINQDNNFPRQVKSQSEILSYFRTNPCPEDLSMTIVKRALSVFNQFTNV, from the coding sequence TTGAGCTTTTACGAATTTATGCAAAATTTTCTTGGTGATGACACACCATTAGGCGAATTGGTTGATTGGATTAATCAAGATAACAATTTTCCTAGACAAGTGAAGAGCCAAAGTGAAATATTGTCATATTTTCGAACTAATCCGTGTCCTGAAGACTTATCAATGACGATTGTTAAAAGAGCATTGTCAGTCTTCAACCAATTCACTAATGTATGA
- a CDS encoding FeoA family protein, with amino-acid sequence MLNIKSALKNKKYKIKQIDINNKDMIYRLNAFGIRVGSDIKVKQRCMFNGPCVIEISGQQVSIRHCDACQIALEE; translated from the coding sequence ATGTTAAATATTAAATCAGCACTAAAAAATAAAAAATATAAGATTAAACAAATTGATATCAATAATAAGGACATGATTTATAGATTGAATGCATTTGGTATTCGAGTAGGTTCAGATATTAAAGTGAAACAACGTTGTATGTTCAATGGACCATGTGTGATTGAGATTAGCGGACAACAAGTGAGCATTAGACATTGCGATGCTTGTCAGATAGCTTTGGAGGAATAG
- a CDS encoding YrhK family protein, whose protein sequence is MIVKKHPNDVDLHFNTNNQLNSKATEAHANQITNFYKAIYQVNDIVLGLVFLVGSFLFFSDKTVTIGTVLFVIGSIQMTIRPVISFVHDLKLANFYHKQYLKDLNQNTNNKD, encoded by the coding sequence ATGATTGTGAAAAAGCATCCTAATGATGTTGATTTACATTTCAATACAAATAACCAACTTAATAGCAAAGCCACTGAAGCACATGCGAATCAAATCACTAACTTTTATAAAGCAATTTATCAAGTTAATGATATCGTATTAGGACTTGTCTTTTTAGTTGGTAGTTTCTTATTCTTTAGCGATAAAACCGTAACAATTGGAACAGTTCTCTTTGTTATCGGTAGTATACAAATGACGATAAGACCTGTCATCTCTTTCGTCCATGATTTGAAACTCGCCAACTTTTATCATAAACAATATTTAAAAGACTTGAATCAAAATACTAACAATAAAGACTAA
- a CDS encoding methylated-DNA--[protein]-cysteine S-methyltransferase, producing MEYNCFYQSPVGQLELVSDGQNLTQLLFSNQQQPTERVNKASLPIFKQARSWLDTYFKGERPQETVPVQPSGTAFQQYVWEELNQIEYGELTTYGDIAQRIAKKMNKDKMSAQAVGGAVGSNPISIIIPCHRVVGKNGSLTGYGGTLPNKIKLLEIENIDMTHLFTPKHTTKP from the coding sequence ATGGAATATAATTGCTTTTATCAATCCCCAGTTGGCCAATTAGAATTGGTCAGTGATGGTCAAAATTTAACTCAATTATTATTTAGTAATCAACAACAACCAACTGAAAGAGTAAACAAAGCATCGTTACCAATATTTAAACAAGCAAGATCCTGGCTAGATACGTATTTTAAGGGAGAACGTCCACAAGAAACTGTCCCTGTTCAACCATCAGGAACAGCATTCCAACAATATGTGTGGGAAGAATTAAACCAAATAGAATATGGTGAATTAACGACGTATGGTGATATAGCTCAACGTATTGCTAAGAAAATGAATAAAGATAAGATGTCAGCACAAGCAGTAGGTGGTGCTGTAGGTAGTAATCCGATATCAATTATTATCCCATGTCATCGCGTAGTTGGAAAAAATGGTAGCTTGACAGGGTATGGTGGGACGTTGCCTAATAAAATCAAATTATTAGAAATAGAAAATATAGACATGACGCATTTATTTACACCGAAACACACAACAAAGCCATAA
- a CDS encoding FeoB-associated Cys-rich membrane protein, with the protein MTIIINILIFLAIFGYTAYVLIKHFKQSKSGQCGSCSSKCHCDDQIKSTQSKIFK; encoded by the coding sequence ATGACAATTATCATTAATATTTTGATATTTTTAGCAATATTCGGCTATACAGCATATGTATTAATTAAACACTTCAAACAATCCAAGTCTGGACAATGCGGCTCATGTAGTTCTAAATGTCATTGTGATGATCAAATTAAAAGCACCCAAAGTAAAATTTTTAAATGA
- a CDS encoding CidA/LrgA family protein has product MHKVRDLLQLFVQIILILLISYIGTEVQRLLHIPLAGSIVGLLMFYLLLQFKIIPVSWVDEGANFLLKTMVFFFIPSVVGVMNVASDITLNYILFFLIIILGTCLVALSSGYIAETLVKRDDVGKGTDEL; this is encoded by the coding sequence ATGCATAAGGTGAGAGATTTACTACAACTTTTTGTACAAATCATTCTTATATTACTTATTTCATACATCGGTACCGAAGTGCAGCGCTTATTACACATTCCTTTAGCAGGTAGTATTGTTGGCCTACTCATGTTTTATCTATTGTTACAGTTTAAAATCATTCCTGTATCATGGGTAGACGAAGGTGCAAACTTCCTATTAAAAACAATGGTGTTTTTCTTTATCCCGTCTGTAGTTGGCGTGATGAATGTAGCATCAGATATTACACTAAACTACATATTGTTCTTCTTAATTATTATTTTAGGAACATGTTTAGTGGCATTATCTTCAGGCTATATTGCTGAAACGCTAGTGAAAAGAGATGATGTTGGAAAAGGAACGGATGAGTTATGA
- a CDS encoding LrgB family protein, whose amino-acid sequence MTNILQATIMILLTIVVYIIARRLQDRYNNPFLNPALISSILIIAILLMFGVSYKGYMKGGEWINHILNATVVCLAYPLYQNRQKIKKYLFVIFTSVLTGVVLNFMLVYVTLKIFGYSKETIVTMLPRSITAAVGIEVSNELGGTDTITVLFIIATGLIGSILGSMLLRMGGFQSSIARGLTYGNASHAFGTAKALELDIESGAFSSIGMILTAVISSILIPILILLFY is encoded by the coding sequence ATGACGAATATATTACAAGCTACTATCATGATTCTGCTGACGATTGTGGTATATATCATAGCTAGAAGACTACAAGATCGATACAACAATCCTTTTCTGAACCCTGCATTAATTTCATCGATACTCATTATAGCGATTCTGCTTATGTTTGGCGTTAGTTATAAAGGTTACATGAAAGGTGGGGAATGGATAAACCATATTTTAAACGCAACAGTCGTTTGTTTGGCTTATCCCCTCTATCAAAATAGACAGAAGATAAAGAAATATCTATTTGTGATTTTCACGAGCGTGTTAACTGGTGTAGTACTTAATTTTATGTTAGTATACGTAACGTTGAAAATCTTTGGCTATTCCAAAGAAACCATTGTAACAATGCTACCAAGGTCTATTACGGCAGCCGTAGGGATAGAAGTATCCAATGAACTTGGTGGTACAGATACGATTACAGTGCTCTTTATAATAGCTACAGGGTTAATAGGCAGCATTCTAGGTTCAATGCTATTGCGTATGGGAGGCTTTCAGTCATCTATCGCGAGAGGCTTAACATATGGTAACGCTTCTCATGCTTTCGGTACGGCAAAAGCACTAGAATTAGATATAGAATCAGGCGCATTTAGTTCTATTGGTATGATATTAACTGCAGTAATCAGTTCGATTTTAATACCAATTCTTATTTTATTGTTCTATTAA
- the feoB gene encoding ferrous iron transport protein B: MSQSYCILGNPNVGKTSLFNNLTGSYEYVGNWSGVTVEKKVGKLKQELGTLVDLPGMYDLSPISKDETVVTKYLLQNDYTGMINIVDASQLKRNLQLTIQLLELNVPVMIGLNMIDVSAKRGIMIDHDKLMRRLRVPVLPVIARNGKGTAHMLEELQYLDQAQVPHFKLNYGTEIEKAIKDICACLKDGTHYTSQQMRFIAIQYLLDNAQICQTLNQTLIQQLEPIKSALSQQLTLSIRDDIEQKRNQYIEQILTDVVTYPDEEKQFFSSKLDKILINKYIGMPIFLGIMWLIFQITFTWIGTPLSDQLDDFIGGTLTDWVKAGMHQIGVVPFLQDLITDGIIAGVGSVLVFVPQIIVLFFFISLLEDSGYMARIAVLMDKLMEHFGLSGKAFIPMIIGFGCNVPSIMAARSIENEKERLSTILIAPFMSCSARLPVYALFVGVFFKEHQSLVVLSLYVLGIVIALIASTILTKTVLKNKHSLFIIELPTYRIPSIKTLWRSTWEKAKGFVKKAGTFIFGGSVVIWLLSYAGPGGFNVSIDQSFLHIVGSIVATVLHPLGFGTWQAGATLVPGFLAKEVIVSSMAIIYSSSEGGLVHVLQQQFTPLSAYAFMIFILLYIPCLSTVATIRKETYSIKWTLFSMVYPLATAYILALAFYQIARLIV, encoded by the coding sequence ATGAGTCAAAGTTATTGTATTTTAGGTAATCCCAATGTCGGTAAGACCTCCCTCTTTAATAATTTAACAGGTTCTTATGAGTATGTAGGTAACTGGAGCGGTGTCACTGTTGAAAAGAAAGTTGGAAAATTAAAGCAAGAATTAGGAACCCTCGTTGATTTACCAGGGATGTATGATTTATCTCCAATATCTAAAGACGAAACAGTTGTGACAAAGTATTTATTGCAAAATGATTATACAGGAATGATTAATATTGTTGATGCGAGCCAACTCAAACGGAATTTGCAGCTAACAATTCAATTATTAGAACTGAATGTGCCAGTGATGATTGGTTTAAATATGATCGATGTATCTGCCAAACGAGGTATTATGATTGATCATGATAAACTGATGCGTCGTTTAAGAGTACCAGTATTACCAGTCATTGCACGTAATGGTAAGGGTACAGCGCATATGCTTGAAGAGTTACAATATTTAGATCAAGCTCAAGTGCCACACTTCAAATTAAACTATGGAACAGAAATAGAAAAAGCTATCAAAGATATTTGTGCATGTTTAAAAGACGGTACTCATTATACGTCGCAGCAAATGCGTTTTATCGCAATTCAATATTTGTTAGATAATGCGCAAATTTGTCAAACGTTAAATCAGACATTGATTCAACAATTAGAACCAATTAAATCAGCACTTTCACAACAACTCACATTATCTATCCGTGATGATATAGAACAAAAACGTAATCAATATATAGAACAAATACTAACAGACGTCGTGACATATCCAGATGAAGAAAAGCAATTCTTCTCATCAAAATTAGATAAAATACTAATTAATAAATATATAGGTATGCCTATTTTCCTAGGTATTATGTGGTTGATATTTCAAATTACTTTTACCTGGATTGGTACACCACTATCTGATCAATTAGATGATTTTATCGGAGGTACTTTAACCGATTGGGTTAAAGCGGGAATGCATCAAATAGGCGTCGTACCATTTTTGCAAGATTTAATTACAGATGGAATCATTGCAGGCGTAGGTTCAGTACTTGTATTTGTACCACAAATTATCGTATTGTTCTTCTTTATTTCATTGCTTGAAGATTCAGGGTATATGGCTAGAATCGCCGTATTAATGGATAAATTAATGGAACATTTTGGCTTAAGTGGTAAAGCATTTATACCAATGATCATTGGTTTTGGATGTAATGTGCCCAGTATTATGGCTGCACGTAGTATAGAAAATGAGAAAGAAAGATTATCGACAATATTAATTGCGCCATTTATGTCATGCTCAGCAAGACTACCCGTCTATGCTTTGTTTGTAGGGGTATTCTTTAAAGAACATCAATCTTTAGTGGTACTCAGTCTATATGTGTTAGGTATTGTCATTGCTCTTATTGCAAGTACTATTTTAACTAAGACCGTCCTTAAAAATAAGCATTCATTATTTATTATCGAGTTACCTACGTATCGAATTCCATCAATTAAAACATTATGGAGAAGTACATGGGAAAAGGCAAAAGGCTTTGTTAAAAAAGCAGGTACATTTATTTTTGGTGGGTCAGTCGTGATTTGGCTTCTAAGTTATGCAGGTCCAGGTGGATTTAATGTCAGTATCGATCAAAGCTTCTTACACATTGTGGGTTCAATCGTAGCAACTGTCCTACATCCATTAGGATTTGGTACTTGGCAAGCAGGTGCAACACTCGTTCCAGGGTTTTTAGCTAAAGAAGTCATTGTTAGTTCAATGGCAATCATTTATTCATCAAGTGAAGGTGGTCTCGTACATGTTTTACAACAACAATTCACACCTTTATCAGCGTATGCCTTTATGATTTTTATATTATTATATATTCCATGCCTATCAACAGTAGCGACGATTCGTAAAGAAACATATTCAATTAAATGGACATTATTTTCAATGGTTTATCCATTAGCAACAGCTTATATTTTAGCACTAGCATTTTATCAAATTGCTAGATTAATCGTTTAA
- a CDS encoding hydroxymethylglutaryl-CoA synthase gives MNIGIDKINFYVPKFYVDMAKLAEARQVDPNKFLIGIGQTEMAVSPVNQDIVSMGANAAKDIITDEDKKKIGMVIVATESAIDSAKAAAVQVHHLLGIQPFARCFEMKEACYAATPAIQLAKDYLANRPEEKVLVIASDTARYGLQSGGEPTQGAGAVAMMISHNPSILQLNDDAVAYTEDVYDFWRPTGHAYPLVDGALSKDAYIRSFQHSWNEYAKRENKSLADFESLCFHVPFTKMGKKALESIIDDADETTQERLRAGYEDAVYYNRYVGNIYTGSLYLSLISLLENHKLSSGQTIGLFSYGSGSVGEFFSANVVDGYQNHLDIEGHQSALKQRNEVSVEDYETFFKRFDELEFDEQQDKVENDQSIFYLKAINDNIREYHVPE, from the coding sequence ATGAACATAGGTATAGATAAAATTAACTTTTATGTACCCAAATTTTATGTAGACATGGCAAAGCTTGCAGAAGCACGCCAAGTTGACCCAAATAAATTTTTAATTGGCATTGGCCAAACGGAAATGGCTGTAAGTCCAGTCAATCAAGACATCGTATCAATGGGAGCAAATGCTGCTAAAGATATTATAACAGACGAAGATAAAAAGAAAATCGGTATGGTTATTGTTGCAACTGAATCTGCAATTGATTCAGCTAAAGCTGCAGCCGTTCAAGTGCATCATTTACTAGGTATTCAACCTTTTGCACGTTGCTTTGAGATGAAAGAAGCTTGTTATGCTGCTACACCTGCCATTCAATTAGCTAAAGATTATCTTGCAAATCGTCCAGAAGAAAAGGTATTAGTTATTGCAAGTGATACTGCACGTTATGGCTTACAATCTGGTGGAGAGCCTACACAAGGCGCTGGTGCCGTAGCCATGATGATTTCACACAATCCTAGCATCTTACAACTTAATGACGATGCTGTCGCTTATACAGAAGACGTCTATGACTTCTGGAGACCAACAGGCCATGCTTATCCATTAGTTGATGGCGCATTATCTAAAGATGCTTATATACGCTCATTCCAACATAGTTGGAACGAATATGCTAAACGCGAAAATAAATCATTAGCTGATTTCGAATCATTATGTTTCCATGTACCATTTACAAAAATGGGTAAAAAAGCATTAGAATCAATTATTGATGACGCTGATGAAACAACTCAAGAACGTTTAAGAGCAGGTTATGAAGATGCGGTTTATTACAATCGCTATGTAGGTAATATTTACACTGGTTCATTATATTTAAGTCTTATTTCATTATTAGAAAATCATAAGCTTTCAAGTGGACAAACGATTGGACTATTTAGTTACGGTTCAGGTTCAGTAGGTGAATTCTTTAGCGCTAATGTAGTAGATGGTTATCAAAATCACTTAGATATAGAAGGTCATCAATCTGCGTTAAAACAACGCAATGAAGTGTCAGTTGAAGACTACGAAACATTCTTTAAACGTTTTGATGAATTAGAATTTGATGAACAACAAGATAAAGTTGAAAATGATCAATCGATCTTCTATTTAAAAGCAATCAATGACAATATTCGTGAATATCACGTTCCAGAATAA